From the Sphingobium sp. RAC03 genome, the window CGCGCCCCCGAACCCGATCCCGGCAGCGAACATACGTTAGAGGCCGATCTGGTCATCAAGGCACTGGGCTATGACCCCGAAGAACTGCCCAAGCTGTTCGGCGCGGACGACCTGTCGGTCACCCGCTGGGGCACGCTGCGCGTCGATCACAAGACGATGATGACCAGCGTGGATGGCGTGTTTGCAGCCGGCGACATCGTGCGCGGCGCAAGCCTGGTAGTGTGGGCGATCCGCGATGGGCGCGATGTGACTGAGCATATGCACAAATATCTCAAGGCCAAGGCCAAGACCAGCGAAAGCGTCGCGGCCTAAGCGCCCTCATTCCACCCCAGCCCGTTCGGTTCGAGCTTGTCGAGAACGAGGCGCAGGGGTTCTCGACAAGCTCGAACCGAACGGAAAAATAGGATGGCGATCATGACTGACACTCCCTTCATGGCAAGCCCCGAAGAACGCGCGCGGATCGCCGCCGAGGGCATGTATCATCCCGACCTGGAAGGCGACGCCTGTGGCGTCGGCCTCGTCGCCGCCACTGATGGCCGTCCCAGCCGCCGCGTGGTCGCCTCCGCGATCGATGCGCTGAAAGCCGTGTGGCATCGGGGCGCGGTCGATGCCGATGGCAAAACCGGCGATGGCGCGGGCATCCATGTCGATCTGCCGGTGCGCTTCTTTGACGATGCTATTGCCGACTCCGGCCACAAGCCGCTGCCCAATCGCCTCGCCGTCGGCATGATCTTCCTGCCGCGTACGGACCTGTCCGCCCAGGAAACCTGCCGCACCATCGTCGAGAGCGAGATCATCGACGCGGGTTACACCATCTATGGCTGGCGCCAGGTGCCGGTGGACGTGTCGGTCATCGGCGAAAAGGCGCAGCGCACGCGCCCCGAAATCGAGCAGATCATGATCGCCGGGCCGATGCCCGAAGAGCGCGACCAGGCCGAGTTCGAGAAGGATCTCTACCTCATCCGCCGCCGGATCGAGAAGCAGGTGATCGCGGCGCAGATCAACGACTTCTACGTCTGTTCGCTGTCGTGCCGCTCGATCATCTACAAGGGGCTGTTCCTCGCGGAATCGCTGTCAGTCTTCTATCCCGACCTGCAGGATGAGCGGTTCGAAAGCCGCGTCGCCATCTTCCATCAGCGCTATTCGACCAACACGTTCCCGCAATGGTGGCTGGCCCAGCCGTTCCGCACGCTTGCCCATAATGGCGAGATCAACACGATCCGCGGCAACAAGAATTGGATGAAGAGCCACGAGATCAAGATGGCGTCACTGGCCTTTGGCGAGCAGTCGGAGGACATCAAGCCGGTGATCCCGGCGGGCGCGTCCGACACCGCCGCGCTAGACGCCGTGTTCGAGGCGATCTGCCGTTCGGGCCGCGATGCGCCGACCGCCAAGCTGATGCTGGTGCCCGAAGCCTGGCAGAGCGAAAGCGCCGAACTGCCCAAGCCTCACGCCGACATGTATGAATATCTCGCCTCCGTCATGGAGCCGTGGGACGGCCCCGCCGCGCTGGCGATGACCGATGGCCGCTGGGTCGTGGCGGGCGTCGATCGCAATGCGCTGCGCCCGCTGCGCTACACGCTGACCGGCGACAATCTGCTGATCGTGGGGTCCGAAACCGGCATGGTCGTGGTTCCCGAAACGACGATCGTGCGCAAGGGCCGCATGGGTCCGGGGCAGATGATCGCGATCGACCTGCAGGAAGGCGAACTCTATGACGACGCCGCGATCAAGGACCGGATCGCGGGCGAGCGCCCCTATGGCGAACTGATCAAGGATTTCATGGCGATCGGCGACCTGACTGACGCGCCGACCGCCCTGCCCGGCTGGGACAAAGCGGAGCTGACGCGGCGGCAGGTGGCGGCCAATCTGACGCTGGAGGATCTGGAACTGATACTGGCCCCCATGGTCGAGGATTCGAAGGAAGCCATCGGATCGATGGGCGACGATACGCCGCTGGCGGTCATTTCCGACAAGCCGCGCACGATCAGCCATTTCTTCCGCCAGAATTTCAGCCAGGTCACCAACCCGCCGATCGACCCGCTGCGCGAACGGCATGTGATGAGCCTGAAAACGCGCTTTTCCAACCTCCACAATATCCTGGAGCAGGACGCGCAGAACAGCCATGTGCTGGTGCTGGAATCGCCGGTGCTGACCAGCGCCGAATGGGCGCGGTTGAAGGCGCATTTCGGCCCGGCGGTGGCGCAGATCGACTGCACCTTCCCCGCCAGCGGGGGCCAAGAGCAATTGCGCGCGGCAATCGCCCGCATCCGCGAGGAAGCCGAACAGGCGGTCCGCGAGGGCCGCACCGAAATCTTCCTGACCGACGAAAATGTCGATGCCGATCGGGCCGCGATAGCGGGCGTGCTGGCGGCGGCGGCGGTCCACACCCATCTGGTGCGCAAGGGGCTGCGCTCCTATGCGTCGATCAACGTGCGCTGTGCCGAAGCGGTCGACACCCATTATTTTGCGGTACTGATCGGTGTCGGCGCGACCACGGTGAACGCCTATCTGGCCGAGGCCAGCATTGCCGATCGCCATGCGCGCGGCCTGTTCGGCGACCTCTCGCTCGACGCCTGTTTCGAACGCTATCGCACGGCCATCAACGAAGGCCTGCTCAAGATCATGTCCAAAATGGGCATCGCGGTCATCAGCAGCTATCGTGGCGGCTATAATTTCGAAGCGGTCGGGCTTTCGCGCGCGCTCGTCAATGATCTCTTCCCCGGCATGCCGGCGAAGATTTCGGGCGAAGGCTATGCCTCGCTCCATTACAGCGCGATGCTGCGGCACGAAAAAGCCTTCGACAGCGCGGTCGTCCGCCTGCCGATCGGCGGCTTCTACCGCCAGCGCGACGGTGGCGAGGCGCATGCCTATTCGGCGCAGCTGATGCACTTGTTGCAGACCGCGGTCGGGACCGACAGCTATTCGACCTATCTGCAATTTTCGCGCGGCGTGCGCGATTTGCCACCGGTCTATCTGCGCGACCTGATGGAGTTCAACTTCGCCCGCGAAGCCGTGCCGATCGACGAGGTGGAAGCCACCACCGAAATCCGCAAGCGTTTCGTCACGCCCGGCATGTCACTCGGCGCGCTGTCGCCCGAAGCGCATGAGACGCTTGCCATTGCCATGAACCGGATCGGCGCCAAGGCCGTATCGGGCGAAGGTGGCGAGGATGCCAACCGCTTCAAACCCTATGAAAATGGCGACAACGCCAATTCCGTCATCAAGCAAATCGCGTCGGGCCGTTTCGGCGTCCATGCCGAATATCTGGCATCGGCCGAAGAAATCGAGATCAAGGTCGCCCAAGGGGCCAAGCCCGGCGAAGGCGGGCAGTTGCCCGGATTCAAGGTGACCGAGTTCATCGCCAAGCTGCGCCATTCGACGCCCGGCGTGACCCTCATTTCGCCGCCGCCGCATCACGACATCTATTCGATCGAGGATCTGGCCCAGCTCATCTACGACTGCAAGATGATCAATCCGCGTGCGCGGGTGTGCGTCAAGCTGGTGAGCCAGGCGGGCATCGGCACGGTCGCGGCAGGCGTGGCGAAGGCGCATGCCGATGTCATCCTGATCGCGGGCCATGTCGGCGGCACAGGTGCCAGCCCGCAGACCAGCATCAAATATGCCGGTACGCCCTGGGAAATGGGCCTGTCCGA encodes:
- the gltB gene encoding glutamate synthase large subunit — translated: MTDTPFMASPEERARIAAEGMYHPDLEGDACGVGLVAATDGRPSRRVVASAIDALKAVWHRGAVDADGKTGDGAGIHVDLPVRFFDDAIADSGHKPLPNRLAVGMIFLPRTDLSAQETCRTIVESEIIDAGYTIYGWRQVPVDVSVIGEKAQRTRPEIEQIMIAGPMPEERDQAEFEKDLYLIRRRIEKQVIAAQINDFYVCSLSCRSIIYKGLFLAESLSVFYPDLQDERFESRVAIFHQRYSTNTFPQWWLAQPFRTLAHNGEINTIRGNKNWMKSHEIKMASLAFGEQSEDIKPVIPAGASDTAALDAVFEAICRSGRDAPTAKLMLVPEAWQSESAELPKPHADMYEYLASVMEPWDGPAALAMTDGRWVVAGVDRNALRPLRYTLTGDNLLIVGSETGMVVVPETTIVRKGRMGPGQMIAIDLQEGELYDDAAIKDRIAGERPYGELIKDFMAIGDLTDAPTALPGWDKAELTRRQVAANLTLEDLELILAPMVEDSKEAIGSMGDDTPLAVISDKPRTISHFFRQNFSQVTNPPIDPLRERHVMSLKTRFSNLHNILEQDAQNSHVLVLESPVLTSAEWARLKAHFGPAVAQIDCTFPASGGQEQLRAAIARIREEAEQAVREGRTEIFLTDENVDADRAAIAGVLAAAAVHTHLVRKGLRSYASINVRCAEAVDTHYFAVLIGVGATTVNAYLAEASIADRHARGLFGDLSLDACFERYRTAINEGLLKIMSKMGIAVISSYRGGYNFEAVGLSRALVNDLFPGMPAKISGEGYASLHYSAMLRHEKAFDSAVVRLPIGGFYRQRDGGEAHAYSAQLMHLLQTAVGTDSYSTYLQFSRGVRDLPPVYLRDLMEFNFAREAVPIDEVEATTEIRKRFVTPGMSLGALSPEAHETLAIAMNRIGAKAVSGEGGEDANRFKPYENGDNANSVIKQIASGRFGVHAEYLASAEEIEIKVAQGAKPGEGGQLPGFKVTEFIAKLRHSTPGVTLISPPPHHDIYSIEDLAQLIYDCKMINPRARVCVKLVSQAGIGTVAAGVAKAHADVILIAGHVGGTGASPQTSIKYAGTPWEMGLSEANQVLTLNGLRHRVKLRTDGGLKTGRDIVIAAILGAEEFGIGTLSLVAMGCIMVRQCHSNTCPVGVCVQDEKLRQKFTGTPEKVINLMTFIAEEVREVLARLGFRSLDEVIGRTELLKQVNRGAEHLDDLDLNPILAKVDAPDDQRRFSLTQWRNDVPDSLDAQMMRDAKAVFERGEKMQLTYTVRNTHRAVGTRLSSAVTDKFGMSTLADGHLTVRLRGSAGQSLGAFLCKGITLEVFGDANDYVGKGLSGGIIVVRTTVSSPLASKDNTILGNTVLYGATSGKLFAAGQAGERFAVRNSGAQVVVEGCGANGCEYMTGGTAVILGKTGANFGAGMTGGMAFILDEDGSFPSRANPEGIVWQRLESAHWEAELKALIAQHAVSTDSKWSNTILDDWDRWRRYFWQVCPKEMITRLAHPLSDMAAEVVAAE